The sequence GAGAAGTATTATAACAAGATAATGTCTATATATCACAAATATGCTGAGGTGACCACTTAATAGAAACACTCAATTGCAGGTAAACCTAATGCTTATATTTGCAGACTGATCTGAGGTTTTATTTGCAGACTTTCCCATGGGGAGGGAAATTGACTGGTGAATCCATAAagtttttttctcctttggtGATGTGGACTAGGTTTTCGTCTAGCCAAGAAAAACATAAGGCTTTGTTCTCTGCGTTCCTCGAGTACTATCAGGTATATATACTTGTGATGTGTGCAGCCAAATGCTAAGGTTTTACAGGAAACATGACTGAGGaatttatcaattttattaCCACAGGCATGGCTTGAGATGACAATCCAAGTGGGGGATGAGATGGAACCATCTCAGGTGAGAGCCAATCGTGAAGCACAACACAAATACCTGACATGGCGAGCACAGAAGGTAATCAAATATATCCCTTTGTAATTTTGCATGTTTGAACAGAGATTGTATCTATCTGTATTGTTACAGCGAATCTTGTTTGGTGTTTGCAGGATCCTGGACATGGTCTTCTTAAAAGATCAGTTGGTGAAGCAAAGGCAAAGGTATAACAAAAGATTTGAGCCCTTTTCATGTTTCAACTTGTTGCCCTGCCCCCATTAATTTGTGAAGAAGATGTTAAGAAAATGATTTGAAACAAAATCAGGAGCTGCTACGCGACTTCCTGTTCAATGGGGTCGACGAGTTAGGCACAAAAACATTTATCGATTACTTTCCAGAGTACGAAACAGAAGACGGAACTGTGAGTGACAAACGAAGCATCATCGGGAAGTCATATGAAACTCGGCCTTGGGATTTAACAGGAAGGTTTATCGGCTAACTTCTCTTGTAGCTTTATTATCCATGTTTCATATAAACAAGTTCGATTTCAGCTTTTAGACATCAAGTCATCAACACAACATCAAGTGTACTTAGGGAAGTAGGAATAAGAAAGAGCAGCATGAAGATGTATCTTCTGCTTGCAACTTGCATTGTAGTATATACCAATGAGTCAGCTAAAACCATTTTTCCAAGAATCAAAACATTTTGTggatttatataataacaaagttttgtattttgaaaGGTAACATGTTGTGGAAAAGAAGAAATTCATAATTGATTGGTCTTCCTTAACTCACAGATAGAAAACTAGTTAAAAATTTAGACAAGATTACATAAAACCAGAGCAGAAGAAAGCAGATCAATAAAAACGCGTTTAAAAACGCAAACGCTATAAAATTGCGTCTAGCGTTTCCAGCTACTAAAATAGAGTATAGTATTTGGACGtg comes from Camelina sativa cultivar DH55 chromosome 19, Cs, whole genome shotgun sequence and encodes:
- the LOC104764610 gene encoding phytochromobilin:ferredoxin oxidoreductase, chloroplastic-like codes for the protein MALSIKFGFSTGSCFKAADPPVLISESPKKISFTLRRRSKRFLFRVSAVSYKDFAESAFEETRKRIVLEPSPLQERYSSITGLDGKSELQMLAFKSSKIRLLRSMAIENETMQVFDFAGFMEPEYDAPIFCANFFTSANTNIVVLDLNPLHQLTDRTDYQEKYYNKIMSIYHKYAETFPWGGKLTGESIKFFSPLVMWTRFSSSQEKHKALFSAFLEYYQAWLEMTIQVGDEMEPSQVRANREAQHKYLTWRAQKDPGHGLLKRSVGEAKAKELLRDFLFNGVDELGTKTFIDYFPEYETEDGTVSDKRSIIGKSYETRPWDLTGRFIG